The proteins below are encoded in one region of Amycolatopsis magusensis:
- a CDS encoding PPOX class F420-dependent oxidoreductase, producing the protein MAFSEEELAYLRSQPLARLSTVSADGQPDVVPVAFEVDGTGFWIGGGATVVHTRKVRNVAGGHDQVALVIDDLVSMEPFIARGIRVYGHAGAPQERVGMVGPGVYLRITPTVSWSWNLAGEPVGARWYEAVRRVHQVHSGGGSNIPG; encoded by the coding sequence ATGGCGTTCAGCGAAGAAGAGCTCGCCTATCTGCGCTCGCAGCCGCTCGCCCGGCTGTCCACCGTCTCGGCGGACGGGCAGCCGGACGTGGTGCCGGTGGCGTTCGAGGTCGACGGCACGGGGTTCTGGATCGGCGGCGGCGCCACCGTCGTGCACACCCGCAAGGTCCGCAACGTCGCGGGCGGGCACGACCAGGTGGCGCTGGTCATCGACGACCTGGTGTCGATGGAGCCGTTCATCGCCCGGGGCATCCGGGTCTACGGGCACGCCGGGGCGCCGCAGGAACGGGTCGGCATGGTCGGCCCCGGGGTGTACCTGCGGATCACGCCGACGGTGTCGTGGAGCTGGAACCTGGCGGGCGAGCCCGTCGGCGCGCGGTGGTACGAGGCGGTGCGCAGGGTGCATCAGGTCCACAGTGGAGGGGGTTCTAACATTCCGGGGTGA
- the lexA gene encoding transcriptional repressor LexA yields the protein MSAYHDFDDLEYLDASALPERQQRILVTIQDWVNRHGYSPSNREIGDAVGLRSSSSVSKHLAALEEKGFLRRGSSVSRPMDVRLFLRGTHRPDADGDSVSVPVVGHIAAGTPISADEHVDDVLTLPRQFAGRGTVFGLQVRGDSMIDAAICDGDTVVVRQQPEAHSGQIVAAMIDEEATVKVYRRRNGHVYLEPRNPAYEPLDGDNAVILGVVVSVLRTV from the coding sequence GTGAGCGCCTACCACGATTTCGACGACCTGGAGTACCTGGACGCCTCGGCCCTGCCGGAGCGGCAGCAACGCATCTTGGTCACCATCCAGGACTGGGTGAACCGGCACGGGTACTCCCCCAGCAACCGCGAGATCGGGGACGCGGTGGGCCTGCGGTCCTCGTCGTCGGTGTCGAAGCACCTGGCGGCGCTGGAGGAGAAGGGATTCCTGCGGCGGGGCAGCTCGGTGTCGCGGCCGATGGACGTACGCCTGTTCCTGCGCGGCACGCACCGCCCCGACGCGGACGGCGACTCGGTGAGCGTCCCCGTGGTCGGGCACATCGCCGCGGGCACCCCGATCTCCGCCGACGAGCACGTCGACGACGTCCTGACCCTGCCCCGGCAGTTCGCCGGGCGCGGCACCGTCTTCGGCCTGCAGGTACGGGGGGACTCGATGATCGACGCCGCCATCTGCGACGGGGACACCGTTGTGGTGCGCCAGCAGCCCGAAGCGCACTCGGGGCAGATCGTCGCCGCCATGATCGACGAGGAGGCCACCGTCAAGGTGTACCGGCGGCGCAACGGCCACGTCTACCTGGAACCCCGGAACCCGGCCTACGAACCCCTCGACGGAGACAACGCCGTCATCCTCGGCGTAGTCGTCTCCGTCCTACGCACCGTCTAA
- a CDS encoding DUF5997 family protein — MTSHKTSQTMKPATAAKKLGVYLEATPAQFQEGVVSRDELNALQADPPEWLRDLRRNGPHPRQVAAAKLGISIGGLARAGLTDPLTTEQIDALKAENPEWLTRERAIQAEARKEAARAKETPRP; from the coding sequence ATGACGTCGCACAAGACCTCCCAGACGATGAAGCCCGCGACCGCGGCGAAGAAGCTGGGCGTGTACCTCGAAGCCACCCCCGCGCAGTTCCAAGAGGGTGTCGTTTCGCGCGACGAGCTGAACGCCCTGCAGGCCGACCCGCCCGAGTGGCTGCGGGACCTGCGCCGCAACGGCCCGCACCCCCGCCAGGTCGCCGCCGCGAAACTCGGCATCTCGATCGGCGGCCTCGCCCGCGCCGGCCTCACCGACCCGCTGACCACCGAACAGATCGACGCGCTCAAAGCGGAAAACCCGGAGTGGCTCACGCGCGAACGCGCCATCCAAGCCGAAGCCCGCAAAGAAGCCGCCCGCGCCAAAGAAACCCCGCGCCCCTAA
- a CDS encoding LysR family substrate-binding domain-containing protein codes for MRSRVTSPITPGNLAAVTESFSLAYVPGVTPGKWVRIWAERLPRTPLHLIQVTPAEAEAKVRDREADAALLRLPIDRTGLHAIPLYTETTVVVVPKDHFTAAAEEVSIQDLAGEVLLHPLDDTLDWPRPPGELAAHRPATTADAIELVAAGVGLLVVPQSLARLHHRRDLTYRPLTDAPESPVALSWLEEETTDLMEQFIGIVRGRTVNSTRGRQPEPSPVKRKKPQQQRTGGAPKPKRGKPRRRS; via the coding sequence ATGCGGTCCAGGGTAACCAGCCCGATCACGCCCGGTAATCTGGCCGCCGTGACCGAATCGTTCAGCCTCGCGTACGTGCCGGGGGTGACGCCGGGCAAGTGGGTGCGGATCTGGGCCGAGCGCCTGCCGCGCACCCCGCTGCACCTGATCCAGGTGACCCCCGCCGAAGCCGAGGCGAAGGTCCGCGACCGCGAGGCCGACGCGGCCCTGCTGCGCCTGCCGATCGACCGCACCGGCCTGCACGCGATCCCGCTCTACACCGAGACCACCGTGGTCGTGGTGCCGAAGGACCACTTCACCGCCGCCGCCGAGGAAGTGTCCATCCAGGACCTGGCGGGCGAGGTCCTGCTGCACCCGCTGGACGACACCCTCGACTGGCCGCGGCCCCCCGGCGAACTCGCCGCCCACCGGCCGGCCACCACCGCGGACGCGATCGAACTGGTCGCCGCCGGGGTCGGCCTGCTGGTGGTGCCCCAGTCGCTCGCGCGCCTCCACCACCGCCGCGACCTCACCTACCGGCCGCTGACCGACGCCCCCGAGTCACCGGTGGCGTTGTCGTGGCTGGAGGAGGAGACCACCGACCTGATGGAGCAGTTCATCGGGATCGTGCGCGGCCGGACGGTCAACAGCACCCGCGGCCGCCAGCCCGAACCCTCCCCGGTGAAACGCAAGAAGCCGCAACAACAACGCACCGGCGGGGCTCCCAAGCCGAAACGTGGGAAGCCCCGCCGCCGCTCCTAG
- a CDS encoding lipase family protein: MRSFRKTWRAFVVVVIAALTVSAAPALAADPPQGPPGDAFYTPPSPLPAGENGDVIWWRQLPGQSGVRGYLVLYRSTSATGTPIAVSGRVLVPSKAWTGDGERPIVSVASGTRGIGDSCAPSKFQPDYEKPLFIDAMLQRGWAVAITDYEGLGTPGLHTYVVGQSEGRTVIDAVRAATRLPAAGLEAGGPVAFSGYSQGGGGAAWAGELAPEYAPELDVAAITAGGTPADLTAVSQYLDGSIGFGFLLLSALGLDAAYPELDLPAYLNDKGRELYETQQGACVDAVFGYAFGHIADYTTSNPLAEPDWQARLDENELGDRTPEAPIYLFHGIVDEIIPLAQAQELRSKYCAAGVDVTWGIFVGEHVTTLVFSAGSVLGFLGERFAGKPVKNNC; this comes from the coding sequence ATGCGCAGTTTCCGCAAGACGTGGCGCGCCTTCGTCGTGGTGGTGATCGCCGCGCTGACGGTGTCCGCCGCACCCGCGCTGGCCGCCGACCCACCGCAGGGCCCGCCGGGCGACGCCTTCTACACCCCACCCAGCCCGTTGCCCGCCGGCGAGAACGGTGACGTGATCTGGTGGCGGCAGCTGCCGGGGCAGTCCGGCGTCCGGGGGTACCTGGTGCTCTACCGGTCGACCTCGGCCACCGGCACGCCGATCGCGGTGTCGGGGCGGGTGCTGGTGCCGTCGAAGGCGTGGACCGGGGACGGCGAGCGGCCGATCGTCTCGGTGGCCAGCGGCACGCGGGGCATCGGCGACTCGTGCGCGCCGTCGAAGTTCCAGCCGGACTACGAGAAACCGCTGTTCATCGACGCGATGCTGCAGCGGGGCTGGGCCGTGGCCATCACCGACTACGAAGGGCTCGGCACACCCGGCCTGCACACCTACGTGGTCGGGCAGTCCGAAGGCCGGACGGTGATCGACGCCGTCCGCGCGGCCACCCGGCTGCCCGCCGCCGGGCTCGAAGCCGGTGGCCCGGTGGCGTTCTCCGGGTACTCGCAGGGCGGCGGGGGAGCGGCGTGGGCCGGGGAACTCGCGCCCGAGTACGCCCCGGAACTCGACGTCGCCGCCATCACCGCGGGTGGCACACCCGCCGACCTGACCGCGGTGTCGCAGTACCTGGACGGCAGCATCGGCTTCGGGTTCCTGCTGCTGTCCGCGCTGGGCCTGGACGCGGCCTACCCGGAACTGGACCTGCCCGCGTACCTCAACGACAAGGGCCGCGAGCTGTACGAAACCCAGCAGGGCGCTTGTGTCGACGCGGTGTTCGGCTACGCCTTCGGGCACATCGCCGACTACACCACCAGCAACCCGCTGGCCGAACCGGACTGGCAGGCGCGCCTGGACGAGAACGAGCTCGGCGATCGGACGCCGGAGGCACCGATCTACCTGTTCCACGGCATCGTCGACGAGATCATCCCGCTGGCGCAGGCCCAGGAACTGCGCTCGAAGTACTGCGCGGCCGGGGTGGACGTGACCTGGGGGATCTTCGTCGGGGAGCACGTCACGACGCTGGTGTTCTCCGCCGGGAGCGTGCTCGGCTTCCTCGGCGAGCGGTTCGCGGGCAAGCCGGTGAAGAACAACTGCTAG
- a CDS encoding GMC oxidoreductase: protein MPTVSRRSVLAGAAAATGLSLLGAGRASARVPLTREEHRVVIIGSGFGGGVTALRLAQAGVPVLVLERGRRWPTGPDAETFPHATSPDKRMFWLGSAPSLPGIPSVPFEPYTGLLEQVSGKGMGMMCAAGVGGGSLVYQGMTLQPTAELFNTCFPEQLDYAEMDRVYYPRVARMLRVRTAPDELIASKTYAAARVFARSAEKAGYAVSKIPMPIDWDYALRELDGEMQPSYTNGDCALGVNNGGKHSVDVTYLSAAEATGLCTVATQHNVTEVAKAADGRWEITVDRINTRGTVLEKKVLTAKALVLAAGTANTTRLLMRAAAKGGIPDLPDGLGSGWGSNGDRIYTWTDLADDFGAPQGGPVVYGSKEWDDPALANTVIQASLPPLPDLRTTMLVGFGISQDRGRFVYDSAKDDIVLHWPAGAERELSRRIHERISRIAGPLSVLVDTTAIAPTTWHPLGGAAMESVCDLEGRVLGQRGLYVLDGALMPGTTAACNPSMTIAAVAERALDRLVTTEVDRVF, encoded by the coding sequence ATGCCTACCGTGAGCCGCCGTTCCGTCCTGGCCGGTGCCGCGGCCGCGACCGGGCTGTCGCTGCTCGGCGCCGGCCGGGCCTCGGCCCGCGTGCCCCTCACCCGCGAGGAGCACCGCGTGGTGATCATCGGCTCGGGGTTCGGCGGCGGGGTCACGGCACTGCGGCTGGCGCAGGCGGGCGTGCCCGTCCTGGTCCTCGAACGCGGGCGCCGCTGGCCGACCGGGCCGGACGCCGAGACGTTCCCGCACGCCACCTCGCCGGACAAGCGGATGTTCTGGCTGGGCTCGGCGCCCTCGCTGCCGGGCATCCCGTCCGTGCCGTTCGAGCCGTACACCGGGCTGCTGGAGCAGGTCTCCGGCAAGGGCATGGGCATGATGTGCGCGGCGGGCGTCGGCGGTGGATCGCTGGTGTACCAGGGCATGACGCTGCAGCCGACGGCCGAGCTGTTCAACACCTGCTTCCCCGAGCAGCTCGACTACGCCGAAATGGACCGCGTCTACTACCCGCGTGTCGCGCGGATGCTGCGGGTCCGGACCGCGCCGGACGAGCTGATCGCGAGCAAGACCTACGCCGCCGCCCGGGTTTTCGCCCGCAGCGCCGAGAAAGCCGGCTACGCGGTGTCGAAGATCCCGATGCCGATCGACTGGGACTACGCGCTGCGCGAGCTGGACGGCGAAATGCAGCCGTCCTACACGAACGGTGACTGCGCGCTCGGCGTGAACAACGGCGGCAAGCACTCGGTGGACGTCACCTACCTCTCCGCCGCGGAGGCCACCGGGCTCTGCACGGTGGCGACCCAGCACAACGTCACCGAAGTGGCGAAGGCGGCGGACGGCCGGTGGGAGATCACCGTCGACCGCATCAACACGCGCGGCACGGTATTGGAGAAGAAGGTGCTTACCGCGAAGGCGCTCGTGCTGGCGGCGGGCACGGCGAACACCACGCGCCTGCTGATGCGCGCGGCGGCCAAGGGTGGCATCCCCGACCTGCCCGACGGCCTCGGCAGCGGCTGGGGCAGCAACGGCGACCGGATCTACACCTGGACCGACCTCGCCGACGACTTCGGCGCGCCGCAGGGCGGCCCGGTGGTCTACGGCAGCAAGGAGTGGGACGACCCGGCGCTGGCGAACACCGTCATCCAGGCGTCCCTGCCGCCGCTGCCGGACCTGCGGACCACCATGCTCGTCGGCTTCGGCATCAGCCAGGACCGCGGCCGGTTCGTCTACGACTCGGCCAAGGACGACATCGTCCTGCACTGGCCCGCCGGGGCCGAGCGCGAACTGAGCCGGCGCATCCACGAGCGGATCTCGCGGATCGCCGGTCCGCTGAGCGTGCTGGTGGACACCACCGCGATCGCGCCGACCACCTGGCACCCGCTGGGCGGTGCCGCCATGGAGTCGGTCTGCGACCTGGAAGGCCGCGTGCTCGGGCAACGCGGGCTCTACGTGCTCGACGGCGCGCTGATGCCCGGCACCACCGCCGCCTGCAACCCGTCGATGACCATCGCCGCGGTGGCCGAACGGGCGCTGGACCGCCTGGTCACCACCGAGGTCGACCGCGTTTTCTGA
- a CDS encoding TetR/AcrR family transcriptional regulator, giving the protein MRSVPPAAPRRVDARRNRETILRAADQAFTENAEVVALDEIARRAGLGRATVYRHFPDRKALGLAVAAEHLAALKKVVRQRRSFRELLHTVLSMQAERRPLVRLFRELPERSQRQFTHALIAVLRPAFDEAQRQGTLRRDIQPADLALLFEMLEAALTSGPAPMDRAEPARRLVEVLLDGLFQDART; this is encoded by the coding sequence ATGCGCTCCGTGCCCCCGGCAGCACCCCGGCGCGTGGACGCTCGCCGCAACCGGGAGACGATCCTGCGCGCGGCCGACCAGGCGTTCACCGAGAACGCCGAAGTGGTGGCGCTGGACGAGATCGCGCGCCGCGCCGGGCTCGGCCGGGCGACGGTCTACCGCCACTTCCCCGACCGCAAGGCACTCGGCCTGGCGGTGGCCGCTGAACACCTGGCGGCGCTGAAGAAGGTGGTGCGCCAGCGCCGGTCGTTCCGCGAACTGCTGCACACCGTGCTCTCCATGCAGGCCGAGCGGCGCCCGCTCGTCCGCCTGTTCCGGGAGCTGCCCGAGCGCAGCCAGCGCCAGTTCACCCACGCGCTGATCGCGGTGCTGCGGCCCGCCTTCGACGAGGCCCAGCGCCAGGGCACGCTGCGCCGCGACATCCAGCCCGCCGACCTGGCGCTGCTGTTCGAAATGCTCGAAGCCGCGCTCACCTCGGGCCCGGCGCCGATGGACCGCGCGGAACCGGCCCGGCGGCTGGTCGAGGTGCTGCTGGACGGCCTGTTCCAGGACGCGCGGACCTGA
- a CDS encoding SGNH/GDSL hydrolase family protein, whose product MVSERRRFALPAAVALAAALLVPSVASAAEPTGRYVALGDSFTSGPLIPNQVSLPCLRSDHNYPSLVAAALGVAEFTDVSCGGATTRDLTGHQFGFVPPQYDALTEDTDLVTMGMGGNDVGFGEIVITCSLLAVTNPAGAPCEKHYTAGGTDQLRERFEQFAPTLGAAIDGIRARAPQARIVLVGYPAILPESGGCFPIVPIAAGDVSYLDGVEQALNEVVAEQAESHGVEYVDTFTRGHDVCQAPGTKWVEGLFPTSLAAPIHPNLAGMKASAGAVLAHLG is encoded by the coding sequence ATGGTCTCGGAACGACGTCGTTTCGCCCTGCCCGCCGCGGTGGCACTGGCCGCCGCCCTGCTCGTCCCCTCGGTGGCCTCCGCCGCCGAGCCCACCGGCCGGTACGTCGCCCTCGGCGACTCCTTCACCTCCGGCCCGCTGATCCCGAACCAGGTGTCCCTGCCGTGCCTGCGGTCGGACCACAACTACCCGTCGCTGGTGGCCGCCGCCCTCGGCGTGGCCGAATTCACCGACGTCAGCTGCGGCGGGGCGACCACGCGGGACCTGACCGGGCACCAGTTCGGCTTCGTCCCACCGCAGTACGACGCGCTCACCGAGGACACGGACCTGGTCACCATGGGCATGGGCGGCAACGACGTCGGCTTCGGGGAGATCGTGATCACCTGCAGCCTGCTCGCGGTCACGAACCCGGCGGGCGCGCCGTGCGAGAAGCACTACACCGCGGGCGGCACGGACCAGCTGCGTGAGCGGTTCGAGCAGTTCGCGCCCACGCTGGGCGCGGCGATCGACGGCATCCGCGCGCGGGCGCCGCAGGCGCGGATCGTGCTCGTCGGCTACCCGGCGATCCTGCCGGAAAGCGGCGGCTGCTTCCCGATCGTGCCGATCGCCGCGGGTGATGTGTCCTATTTGGACGGTGTGGAGCAGGCGCTCAACGAGGTCGTCGCCGAGCAGGCCGAGAGCCACGGGGTGGAGTACGTCGACACCTTCACCCGAGGCCACGACGTGTGTCAGGCGCCGGGCACCAAGTGGGTCGAGGGGCTGTTCCCGACCTCACTGGCTGCGCCCATCCACCCGAACCTGGCGGGCATGAAGGCGAGCGCCGGGGCGGTGCTGGCCCACCTCGGCTGA
- a CDS encoding TetR/AcrR family transcriptional regulator, whose product MTRPSRGRHPDPERALLEAGRRLFARRGYEAVSIDEIAAEAGLAKGLLYYYFTGKRALYREIVRAAGDALADRTAPDPALPAGERTAAVLDAVIAWAKEYGESTRLLLAQHTGADPELRAIIQAARDRQAEMMLEGLRQTGAELGKPPLPETPVLRHAVHGWIAFVEAVLTQWLEKPDISEDRLRELLLRAAGGALSAARRTSA is encoded by the coding sequence GTGACCAGGCCTTCCCGCGGGCGCCACCCCGATCCCGAGCGCGCGCTGCTCGAGGCCGGGAGGCGGTTGTTCGCCCGGCGCGGCTACGAGGCGGTGTCGATCGACGAGATCGCCGCCGAAGCCGGGCTGGCGAAAGGGCTGCTGTACTACTACTTCACCGGGAAACGGGCGCTGTACCGGGAGATCGTGCGTGCCGCCGGTGACGCGCTGGCGGACCGGACCGCGCCGGACCCGGCGCTGCCGGCGGGCGAGCGGACCGCGGCCGTGCTGGACGCGGTGATCGCGTGGGCCAAGGAGTACGGGGAAAGCACCCGGTTGCTGCTCGCCCAGCACACCGGCGCCGACCCCGAACTGCGGGCGATCATCCAGGCGGCACGCGACCGCCAGGCCGAGATGATGCTCGAGGGACTGCGGCAGACGGGCGCCGAACTCGGCAAACCGCCGCTGCCCGAGACCCCGGTGCTGCGCCATGCCGTGCACGGCTGGATCGCCTTCGTCGAAGCGGTTCTGACGCAGTGGCTGGAGAAACCGGACATCAGCGAAGACCGGCTCCGCGAACTGCTGCTGCGTGCGGCAGGCGGCGCGCTGTCCGCCGCCCGCCGCACGAGCGCCTAG
- a CDS encoding IS481 family transposase produces MSHRNARLTVYGRRLLVQRVTAGRPVAHVAAEMGVSRATAHKWVRRYRLEGEHGLHDRSSRPRHCPRRTTAEAESAILALRRSRRLGPARIAGILGLHASTVHRVLTRHHERARPGELVHVDVKKLGRIRDGGGWRAHGRDSPQRHAARRAPRAGYDYVHCAIDDHTRLAYAEIHPDETATTCADFLRRAAQALAAHGIPAIERVMTDNAMAYRRSRAFAHALTDIGATHRLTRAYRPQTNGKAERFNRTLTEEWAYAHTFTSSKQRADTLPDFLHTYNHHRAHTALAGQPPITRVNNASGQYS; encoded by the coding sequence ATGTCCCACCGTAATGCCCGGTTGACCGTGTATGGGCGGCGGCTGCTGGTGCAGCGGGTCACCGCGGGGCGCCCGGTCGCGCACGTCGCCGCGGAAATGGGAGTGTCCCGGGCGACCGCCCACAAGTGGGTCCGCCGCTATCGGCTCGAGGGCGAACACGGCCTGCATGACCGGTCCAGCCGCCCGCGTCACTGCCCCCGCCGCACCACGGCCGAGGCCGAATCCGCGATCCTGGCCCTGCGCCGCTCACGCCGGCTCGGCCCCGCCCGGATCGCCGGCATCCTGGGCCTGCACGCCTCCACGGTGCACCGGGTGCTGACCCGCCACCACGAACGCGCACGCCCCGGCGAACTGGTCCACGTCGATGTCAAAAAACTCGGCCGGATACGCGACGGCGGCGGCTGGCGCGCCCACGGCCGTGACAGCCCCCAGCGCCACGCCGCCCGCCGCGCACCACGGGCGGGCTACGACTACGTCCATTGCGCCATCGACGACCACACCCGCCTGGCCTACGCTGAGATCCACCCCGACGAGACCGCCACCACCTGCGCGGACTTCCTGCGCCGAGCAGCACAAGCACTCGCCGCCCACGGCATCCCGGCCATCGAACGGGTCATGACCGACAACGCCATGGCCTACCGACGTTCCCGCGCCTTCGCCCACGCACTCACCGACATCGGCGCCACCCACCGCCTCACCCGCGCCTACCGGCCCCAAACCAACGGCAAAGCCGAACGCTTCAACCGCACCCTCACCGAAGAATGGGCCTACGCCCACACCTTCACCAGCAGCAAGCAACGCGCCGACACCCTGCCCGACTTCCTCCACACCTACAACCACCACCGAGCCCACACCGCACTCGCAGGCCAACCACCCATCACCCGCGTCAACAACGCATCAGGGCAATACAGCTAG
- a CDS encoding Rid family hydrolase, with amino-acid sequence MSEPQFFATPGYGDTQLKNMHYNQALRVGDRVEISGQGGWDDEFTFPADLEKEIVRAFDNVERTLATAGATWRDVVSVNSYHIPEPGADFIGEVHGRVMVEQMRERMGDRAPIWTQIGVPALGAPNMRVEIRVTALVG; translated from the coding sequence ATGAGTGAGCCGCAGTTCTTCGCCACGCCCGGATACGGCGACACGCAGCTGAAGAACATGCACTACAACCAGGCGCTGCGCGTCGGCGACCGCGTGGAGATCTCGGGGCAGGGCGGGTGGGACGACGAGTTCACCTTCCCGGCCGACCTGGAGAAGGAGATCGTCCGCGCCTTCGACAACGTGGAGCGCACCTTGGCCACGGCAGGCGCGACCTGGCGCGACGTCGTCAGCGTGAACTCCTACCACATCCCCGAGCCCGGAGCCGATTTCATCGGCGAGGTCCACGGCCGCGTGATGGTGGAGCAGATGCGCGAGCGCATGGGCGACCGCGCGCCGATCTGGACCCAGATCGGGGTGCCCGCCCTGGGCGCGCCGAACATGCGGGTCGAAATCCGGGTCACCGCGCTCGTGGGCTAG